The Fibrobacter sp. UWR3 nucleotide sequence ACGGTACCAAACATCCTTTTCATCATAATACACCCTTTCCCGGACAACGCAGACATCTGCACAACTTTCGCGGGAACTAGATAAAATCTACCTTGAAAAAGTGATTTTGCCCACACTTTTCTTTTACTCCCCCAATTTAGCGTTGTTCCCGGACAACGGGAAAACTGCCCCGAAGCACCCCCTCCCACGCTTTTTTCTTACATTTAGGGCATGGGCGAAAAGAAACCGTTAAAGAAAATCTTCGAATACCTGGACTACCGGGAATTCCTGAAAGATTACTACAATGCCAAGAAGGAGGCGAACCCCGCCTTCTCGCTCCGCGTGTTTTCTGACAAGATCGGTTTCAAGGCCAAGGACTTTATAAGCCGCGTGATGAACGGCGACAAGAACCTTTCGAGCCAGAGCATCCCCAAGGTCGCAAGCGGCCTCAGGCTCGGCAAGCACGAGACGGAATTCTTCATAGCGCTCGTCAAGTTCAACCAGGCAGAAACTACCGAAGAACGCAACGGCGCATTCGGCGAGATGCAGGCCGTACTCAAGGTGGTGCGATTCGCCGAAAAGCAGCACCTGCTGGGGCACGCGCAGTACATGGTTTATAGCCACTGGAGGCACCTTACCATAAGGAGCCTCATCGGCATGTACGGCTTTGACGGAGATTACGAGGCACTCGCCAGGCGCGTACACCCGCGCATCACCGCCGAAGAGGCGAAGGCTTCCGTCAAGTTGCTCGAAGACTGCATGCTCATCAAGAAGGGCAAGAACGGCAAGTACGCGCTGACGGAGAACGCGATTACCACGGGCGACCGCACGTCGAAACTCGCTCTCCGCGGGTTCCACCAGGATTGCCTGAAGCTCGCCGCCGATTCCATCGACCGCGACCCGCCGGGCACACGCCACATTTCAGGGCTCACCCTCGGGATAAGCCAGGAAGGCTACGAGCGCATCGTGGAACGCATCAATGCATTCCGCAAGGAGATTGCGCTTATTGCCGAAGAGGACGAGAACAGCGACAAGGTTTTCCAGCTGCAGTTCGCGCTGTTCCCTGTCGGCGGCAAAGACTAGGGAGCAGGCGCTTCTACAGAATCTATTCCCTCAAACACGATCTCGTCGATTTCGAGGAAACTGCCGCTACTGGCAAAGATGCTCACGAACCCGATTTCGTGGGCGATATTTTTCCATTCCACCTGGTACACGGATGCATTTAGCTTTTCCCTGCCGGGCCTGAACACGAATTCCTTCCAGGCGGTGTCGGCAGTCGCGTGCCAGAGCGATTTCTGGAAGTTATTGTCGCCAAGATCCTTGTAGTGTTCCAGCGCGAAACTGAAATCGCAGTCCCCGCGAACCTTCATGCGGATGGCGGTGAGCGCGCTCAGGTCGTAATAGCCCGTGTCGAGCCCGAGATGCGTGCCGAGAAGCACGTAGCCAGAATCGCCCAAATCGAACTGCAGGGAAAGATGTTTCCCGCGGGCACCGTCCACGATGGCACCGCCGAACCCGCCTACAGAATCAGGCTTAATCCAGGTTGCCGTACCCGAGGCGATATAGTACCAGCCGTAGTTCTTGTAAGTCTTCGCGAGGTTGTTCAGGCTGTCGCCATCGTCAAAATCCTCGAAGACGAATTCGCGGGTCTTTCCGGGAACGTTCACGAGCGTGTCGGCTTCGGCTCCTGCTTCGAGCGAGAACGTGGCGACAGCGGAATCTCCGGCGACCACGGTGAACATGCCTGCGGGGACGTGAGCGAATACGTAATCGCTTCCGGAGCGCGAGGCCATGTAGGGGGTAGATTCCAGGCGCAGGAATTCAAAGACCTCTTCGTCAGTCGTCGCTCCCGTACGCAGCGTGAGCGATGCCGACGGGGCGAGCTCGATTTGCGTCGCAATTTCGGTCTCGGAAATGGCGGGCTTGAATTCGCTCCAGTTCATGAGTGCGGAATCTGCCCCGGCGATACCTTCGACAAAGCAGTTCCCGCTGGAACATTCTTCTGCGAGCGAATCGAAGTGGGCTAGTCCCGAATCGTTGGCGACGGCACTATTGACTACTGCAAAATCTGCCTTCGAATACAGGGTAACACGCGCCTGAGGAATCGGATCGCGATTTACATCATACACCGCGACGGCAATCCCGTTCGTCGTCTCGCTCGTGGCGCCTGCAGTCTCGGAGCCGCTGTCGGAACAACCGGCAAGCAAGGTCACGCCCAATATTAAACACTCCACAGCCCTTTTCATCGTTCTTCCTTTTTCATCATCGGGAACAACTGGAAATTTAACTGATAAACGCTGTCGCAAATTTGCGAAGGCATCGCATTGACCACATTTACGATGGATTTTCGCGTCTCGGCGAGGATTTCGCGGATTTTTTCAATCTGTTTCGAGTCGAGCGCCATCGTGAGCGTGCTGATATCGCGCTTTTCCTTGGGGGTATCGGCGATGGACTTGCGGGCAAGTTCCGCAATGCTCGCCTGGTAGTCGCTGATGCAGGCGCTCAGCCAGTGTTCCTTCGTCTTGAGGTGGGCCTCGGTAGGCACCACGCGGCCGTCCTTGCGGGTATGCGCGAGCCCGAGCTGCAACAGCGCGTCTACTGCGGCCTGTACCTGCGTGGCGGTGAGTTTCGGGACGCTGCTCTCGCCAAGCTTTGCGGCATCCTGCGGGCCACGGTAGTCGAACACGTCGAGGGCCGAACGTATCATCGGGTAGAACCACTGCTGAAAGTAGCGGTAGCGGGCCTCGTCCAGCTCGCGGCAGGCGGCAGGGCGCATCTTCTGCAGCGTCTCGAAATGCTTGCGCACCTGCTCGTCGGTTTTCGCCTTCCCGTAGGCGACCATCTCGCGGAAATACTCCGCCTTGGCTTCCTTGAACCGGAAGAACTGCACAAACGTCTCGATGCACTTGGGCGAAACGTGGCGCTTGCCCTGCAAAATCTTTACCAGGAGGCTCGCATCCATGTTGACCGCAGTGGCAAACACGCGGTAGCTGAACGTCGGGTCCAGCGACTTTTCCAGTTCGTAGAACTCCTGCAAAAACTTGCGGTAGTCGGAATAGTCGTATATGTTGATCTTGTTTTTCGAAAACATGGCGGGCCTGCCGGTATAAATATAGTTTCTCGCTATTAAATTTCCAATTTTTTCGGGTCAATTTGTAAATTTTTTCACAACAATGTTGACTTTTTTGTCCACACCCGTGGACATTTTACTGGCGGCAACCCGCAAAACAAGGTATATTCAGTATAACCAAGGAGTTCTAATGAATATCGGCCTTAAATTCGCAATTCTCGGTCTGTGCGTCTCGACGGCGGCATTTGCCACCAAGTACGAGGCGGAATCGGCAACGCTCTCCGGAGGTGCCAAAAATGTCAACGCCTCGGGTGTTTCAGGCACGGGGTACGCCGACATGCAGGAAGGCAACATCACCTTCGCAGGCGTCACCGCAGAAAAGGCGGGCAAGTACCAGGTGACCATCCGCTACAAGGCGGGCGATTTCAAGGCGAACTACATCGTGGTCAACGGCGCCACCTCGGGCACCGTCGACTTCGAGGCAACCTCCAACTGGTCCGACGTCTCGACCGTCGTCACGCTCAAGGCGGGCACGAACACCATCTCGCTCGAAAAGTACTGGGGCTGGATTAGCGTAGACTATATCGACGTGGAGCCCTACGAATCCTCCCCCTTCAAGATTTCCGCGACCCCGGTCACCCCGAACGCGACCGAAAGCGCCGTGAAGCTCTACAGTTTCTTGCGCGAGAACTTCGGCAAGAAGACGATTAGCGGAATCATGACCGGCGACATGAGCGGCTACACACTGGGCGCCGACTTCAAGACCCACGACGACGTGAAGTACATCTACACGCGCACGGGCAAGTACCCGGTACTCGTCGGCCTCGACTTCCTTTTTGCGACAGGCCCGAACGCTTCCGGCAGCTGGAACATGGAATACACCGACAAGGCTATCTCCATTGCAAAGGGCCTCTGGAAGGCTGGCGGCATTCCCGCATTCACCTGGCACTGGAAAGACCCGCTCGACAAGGATGACGCGTTCTATATCCAGGGCGCAGACAACGGCCAGGGATACACGACATTCGATTTTGCGACCGGATTCAAGGCCGGCACTACCGAATGGAACACCGAAAGTGCCGCCTACAAGGGAATCATCGCCGACATCGACCACATCGCCGACTACTTCCTCGAACTGCAGAAAGAAGGCGTGGCGGGCATTTTCCGCCCCCTGCACGAAGCGGGCGGCAAGTGGTTCTGGTGGAGCATCAATTCGGGCGACCAGTTCGCGGCCCTCTACCGCCTTGTCTATGACCGCATGGTAAAGGTCAAAGGCGTAAAGAACATGATCTGGGTGTTCAACCCCGAAGGGAGTACCGTCACCTCCTGGAATCCGGGCAGCGAATATTACGACGTGCTCTCCATCGACATCTACAACAGCGCAAACGACCATTCTAGCAACGCAAGCGCCTTCGACAAGTTCAAGAGCGCATCGAACGGCACGAAGATTCTCGCACTCAGCGAAAACGGGCCTATCCCCGACGTGAACAACATGCATACCGACGAAGCGGTATGGAGCTGGTGGATGCCGTGGTATAGCACCTGGAACGGAACCTGGCCCGGCCAGACGAAGGACGCCGTGTGGAAGAGCAACATGGACGACGAGCGAATCCTTTCTCTCGAGGACATGCCCGGCTGGGACAACTACACGGCGGACGTCACCCCCGATACGACAGTAACGCCTCCCGACTCCGGCACGACCCGCATCGCGACAGTTCCGCGCCTGCTCGGCACGGCCACGACCGTCGGCATCTTCGACATGAACGGCCACTACGTGGGACTCACTACGCAGGGGCTTCCGCAGGGCCGCTACATCGTGCGCCAGCAGGTGCAGGGCCACATCGTGAATACGGTTTACCTCAAGAAGTAAAGGACAGAAAGGGAAGTGTATGGGATGCATGAACAAAAAAGTCGTTGTCGCCTCAGTGGTGTGTTTCTGGGTTGGTTTGGCAAACGCCATAGTCCCGAACAAGCTGGTTTCTGGCGGTTTGCCGGCACATACGGGGGCGGCAACGACCGATTACTTGACAGACGGTTACCTCACGAACTGGAAGAGCAGCAGCGCCAAGGAAATCGCGCTGAACGTGGGCGAAGGCCCCACGAAACTGCGAATCAACTGGGAATCGTACGGCGATTGCGCCTGGGCGACCGACTTCACGAGCGGCTGCGGACATAGCGGTGTGGCCCTTTCAAACTTCAAGATCCTGACATCGGCAAATTCCACCGACGGCAACGACGGCGACTGGGAAGTGGCTGCCACCATCGAGAACAATCCCGTGATGGCGCGCGGTGTCGACATTGAATTTGCGGGAAAGTCGTGGTTCAAGTTCGTGAGCGAAGGCGACGTGGGCCAGATTCTCGAAATCGAGGCGTTCGACATGAGCGCGGGCGGAACCGACACGTGGTTCTTCATGGGCACGAGCATCAGCCAGATGGGAATCAAGCAGCAGGATACCGACTCCACAACGGCGCAAATCATTCACGCGAAGTTCCCGGAATACACGCCCGCTATGCTCCGCGGGGGCATCGGTTGCATCAACAGTTCCGAGGTCGTCGAGCACTTGGGCGAATACCTGGAGTACGCAGGCAACGTGAAGTTCTGGGCCATCGAGATGGGCACGAACGATGCCTGGGGCGGCGGCGACTGGAACCTCGCCACATACAAGAAGAACATGCAGACGATTATCGATTCGGCGAAGGCGCACGGAATTACGCCCATAATTGCGCGCATTATCGCGACAGATTCTTCCAAGGCGGGCTGGCAGGTGAACCCCGCATTCCTCGAGGCCGTCGACAACCTGACCGAAGAAAACAATCTCCCGAAGGGTCCCGACTTTTTCGCCTACTTCAAGGAGCATCCGGAACAGCTCGCGAGCGACGGCGTACACCCGAACGGCGACAAGAAGGGCGGGCAGGCGATGCACCACCTGTGGGCCGAAGCGCTCGCCCCGCTGTACGCCGCGGGCGATACCACCTGCAAGGATTGCGCAACGCCTCCCGACAGCACGGAACCGCAAGGCATCGCACAAGGAATTAGATTCTCGGCACCCCGCATCTACGCGCAAGGCCGGAGCATCGTTATCGAGGGGCTAGGCGATGCACCCGCAAGCATCATCCTGGTTTCTGCGACGGGCAAGGCAGTCGCGCAGAGGAATTCCACAACAGGGAGCGAACGGTTCGAAAGACTCCCGATGGGGCAATACATTGCCATAATCCGAAGCAAAAATGCCGCCCAGACAAGCATAGTACAAGTAAAGTAAATAATTTCCTAAACCAAACAAAGAGGCATCCCGAACGGGGTGCCTCTTTCCTGTTACAGGCGCTTCACTGCAAGAATGCGGTTCCCGGCAGTCAGCCGCACGACATGCGCCCCGCGGGCAAAGTCACCCAGCTGCAGCACAGTGGAATTACCCGCAAAGCGGCCCGCATAAAGCTGATGCCCCTGCACGTCAAACACGCGGATTTCCTTCTCGCCTTCAATGCGGGCAACAACTCGAAGCACGCCGCCTTCAAGCGTCATGTGCACCTGCGGGGCAAATGCACCCGCTACGACGCCCGTAATTTCTTCAGACGAACTCACGCCGAGCACGATGGCGGAACTGCTCGAAGATTCGCTGGAACTGGACTCTACAATTTCGCTGGAACTGGAAGAACTTTCGGCCACCGACGAACTCGAAGGCCAGCCTTCCACGCCGTCCCACTTCACCTTGAAAGTGACTGCGGAATCCGTCTCGGCAATATCGTAAATGCGAAGCCCGAGGTTTTCGCGCGCATAAGTCACGAATTCGTCAAACTCCGTGACGTCCTTTATTCCGGGGAACGGATCACCCTTCAAGTATTCATCTTCAAGCGTAGGCGCCCGATAGGTATACCAGCCGTTCCTGACCGTTTGCAGGCCATCATCCTTGTCCGAGCGAATCAGGTTCATGCGGTACGCGTCCTTCACGTTTACCTTGTTGTTGTCCCAGGCACTGGCGTTGTAACTCACGCGCCAGACAAGCAAGCCGCTATTCGGGAGAGGCGTTATTTCATCGTATTTTGCGCGATAGTCAAGAAAAAAGTATTCGTTCTTGTTCGTGGAGGGGATAAGAATGGCATCGTTCCGGTCAATCCCGTACAAAGTAATTTCTCCATTCTGCTTTTCGAGCACGCGCGGGGTAAGCCACCCGAGCGAATAGCGTTCAAAGGCGGTGAGCCTCGGGGGAGCGGTCCCCGCAAGAAGGTCATTTTCGGCATAGCTATTGTATTCGCCCATGTCCATCAGCGACCATATAAACGGCGTCGACTGGTCATTCATGTCTTCCGTGTTGTAGAAGTCGGGCAAGCCGAGCACATGGCCATACTCATGGACAAACGTGCCTATCCCCGCAAGGATCTTGGTAGACTGGCCATACTGCGAGTAAGCATTCCCGCTTATCTCGTTGGAACACGCATAATGGGAAACATAATAGCAGTTCCTGCTCCACCCACTACAATTTCCCGCAACAGCAATCGGATTTACGTAGGCCGCCTGCGGCCAGATAGCGTCCTCTACACCCGTATCGGCTTCACCGATACCCGCATAGATCATGTACACGAAATCCACATATTTGTCGCCATCGTTGTCGTACAGAGTAAAGTCAACGTCAGGACGCTGCTTGATTAGATTAATGGCCTCGGTAAATGCGGAATCCGGATAATCGTAGTAGTTGGCACCATCGTAGGTAATCTGGAGAGTCCCATAATAGGACCGGGTATTCGAAAGCGTTACCGGGGCCAACACGTCGAACGTGGGCTTGAACGCCCCCATGGAATTCGCGACATAGTAATCACGCACGCTCCAGTGCATTCCATTTTCGTGATAGCCCTCCTCGTTCATGTAGCGGCTGAAGTCGGCCTGCGGGTCGCTAGACTTGAACTTCACGTCACTAAACTGCACAAGGATTATGAGCCCGCGAATTTCGCCAGTGGTCATGCTCTGCGTAAACTTCGGGCGCGTCGCTATCTGCACCACATCGCCTGTCGGGGTCGCTACGGCAGCACGGAGGGGAGCCGCCCGAAAGGGTACAGCATTTAGGGAAGCCGTATCGGCCTCGCCTTCCTGAGGAACATCAAACCTGTGTGGCGGGCGCCTCCTATCGCGCCCCCTCTTCTGGAATTCCTTGAGGATTTTTTTCGAATCGCGAGTCTCGTTGAACTTGCGTTCCTTGTCACCGCGCTTGTCCCGATGGTGGAACCGCATTCCCGTAGGCTTCCCTTGTTCATCGGCGTAGTTCCAGTACCCGAGGGAGTCGCGCGCAATAAGTTCGCTATCCTCTGAAACGGTGTAATGGAAGTGCTCGTTTCCCATCACGCGGATCTGCACTACGGAACCATCAGGCTGCTTCGATTCGATGAGTCCCGGATAAGCGGGCACGGCAAACGCAGCGCCACAGAAAGAAAGCGCAAGAACCGCAAAAACGGGGAAAGACCTAAAAAAGTTCATAAGGCACCCAATACACTTATATGACATAATATATGTCAGAAAGTAGCCAAAAGAACCATGAAAACTTTTTTTTCTGTGTAAAAAAAGAGATCGGAGGCGAAATCGCCCCCGTTTCGTGCAAAAAAGCCCCGTTTTTAGCGGACAAGCACCTTCCTTGCGCCGAAGCCGTCAACCTTCACCAGGTAAGCACCGCTCTTCACGGATTCAAGGCCCAGCGTCGCGCGGCCCGCATTCAATGTACCCGAGGCGACCTTCGCGCCATCGAGCCCAAGCACCGTCACCGTAACGCCGTCCTTTGCGCCGGCGGCACTTACCGCAAGCACACGGCCCTGCAGGTTCACGACCATAGCACGCGTAGCCACCGTCGCCTTCCCCGGAATGGAGACCGGCGGCTCAATCGACTCCGGCTTTTCGTCATAGCGGGTGGCAAGTGCCATCAGGAACCACGTGGTATGCGGAATCCACTGTTCATCCCAGCGCCACACCTGCCACGATTCCTTCATCGAATCAAATCCCACCGCGGCGACACCGTCATCGGTCCAGGCGATTCCGGAACCATCCTTGTTCTTGCCGGTAATGCCGTTCGCGATACCGCCCTTGAGCGTCGCGTCGTATTCAGACTGGCCGTCATATTTCTGGGGAACCTTCTTGCCAAAACCATACATCATGCACGTGGCGTACGGGTTCTTGCCCAGAATCCAGTCGAGCTGGTCGGTCGCATATTTCTGCACGCTATCCGCAACATCCCCATCCAAGGCGTGGGCGGCATACATCGCAGCAGTAGCAAGGCTTGCAAGGCGGGCATCCTCGCCCTGCCACCAGTAGTTGCTCTCGTTGTCATGCGGGATAAAGAAACCGTCCTTGATAGAGCCCTGCGTCTTGTAGGTCTGACGGGCATAGCCGAACGGGTTTTCTACCTTGTTCGTAATACCGACAAGCCAGTTCAAATGCGTCTTGATGGCATCCAAGGCCGCGACCGCATGGGGATTGTCGCAACTAACCCCAATCATGTCCACGCAGTACCAATCAATAAGTCCTCCTTGCATCGTCACAGTAATCTTACTTTCGATTTCGGCATAGCGGACAAGCGCCACCAGCGGGAGACCCGCATCGCTTGCATGCCAGAACGGACGAGTCTTGGCATCGTCGCTCCAGAAGTACCCATCATCGCTCAGGCGTCCAATAAGGTTTGTCGCACGGGCGCGTGCATCCTTCAGGTAATCCACCTTCTCCGTCGCCACATAGAGTTCCGTTGCCGCAAGGAGTGCAGTGTAATCGTCAATAATGTTTTCCTTGTGGTCATCGCAGTACTCACAGGACTTGCCGATTCCCTGCTTTTCGGACAAATGAGCGTAGGCCTTCTCGGCTGCGGCAAGGTACTGTTCGCTAGTGAAGTCGCCCTTCACGCCAAGTTTCGATACACGCGCAAGGCCCGCAATCGCCATGCCACCGCCTTCGCGGAAGGCCGTCTGGTAATCCGTACTCTTGATGCCGTCGGAGCCCGAGAATGCGCAAAGTTCGCGCTTGCCCGTCGGGGAGCCCCAGTTGTCGAACACCGTCATGTAGAAGAAGCCCTGGTCATCGAGCATGCGCACCAGGAAATCCGCACCGAAGGCAGCCTCGTCCTCGGTCTTCGCCTTGGTGCTCGTCTGGCCCAGCAACTGCGGAATACGTTCCGCCGCAAACGCAAGCGACCACACCGTCAGCGGGATCTGCTGCGGGTTCAGGTAGTTCGCGTAGGAAAGGTGAGAAAGATACTTGCTCACGTCGCCGCTCGCATCGTACCAGCCACCGTGCACATCGAGTTTCTTGTCGGACTTGTACACCGGCATGCTCTTGTCCCAGTCCACGACAGGCGCCTTGTCGGCACGGTCATTGTAGAAGTAGTCGAGCACCGCACCGAGTGTCAGCTTTGCAAGGGCATTGTCTTCCACCTTGAATTCGCCGGAAGTCGCAGGCTGTCCGTTTTCGGTTATCTGCAACGTATAGGTGCCGGCCGCGACACCCTTATCGAGATTCGCCACATAGAACTTGCCATTGTTCGTCCAGTTGTCCGGATTCGACCCTTTCGAAAGCGTTCCTGTCTGGACGGCGTTCCCGCCCGACATCAGCTTGAACTCGGCACCATCAAGCTGGGCGTCGCTCTTGACGATGATGCTGATGGGCATGCCCGCATCGTAACCGACCTGGTTGTAGTAGAAATTCGCAGCGAACGCCGAAGTGGCAACCGCCATGGATAGTGGGATAAGCGTTGTTCTCTTCATGACAAGGAATATAAGTTTTCAGGGCGGATTCTCCAAACGATAAATCGGAGAGGGCGATCAAAATCACAGGAGCAGGAGGCGGAGGACGCCCAGGGGATGGCAAGCCGAGGTTTTGCGCACTTTTAATTAACGCAAATAATGCGTAGATTACAAACCAAGTACATTTTCTGGGTAAGGGTGTCCCCCCGGGCAACCCTGACAACCCCCTCTTTCGGCGCCTCAGCAACCCTTATTTTTATCAAGACGCAAGTAAATGCCCGTAAATCAACACGCAATTTTTGAGCAAAAATCAGCATTTAGTTCATATTTAACGCTAGATTTGCGTAAATTAAACCAGTTTTTAAATCAAGCTATCTTTTTCCCTTGACCATCGCTCTCGCAGAACCTATCTTTGCCTGCGAACCAATCAACCTTAACCAACGACGATTGCGTCAGCCGCCAGAATAACTTCTTTCGTCTTTCGCCTTTCGTCATTCGCCTAAATATGTACTACGAAAGCATCAAAGTTCTCGACTGCACCATCCGCGACGGCGGCCTCGTCAACAAGCACGACTTCTCCCTGGAATTCGTCCGCCGCCTATACACACTCCTTTCCGCAGCCGGCATCGACTACATGGAAATGGGTTACAAGAACTCTCCGGAACTCTTTGACCCCAAGGAATATGGTCCGTGGAAGTTCTGCGACGACGACCTGCTCTGGAAGGTGAAGGACGGCATTGAATCCAAGATGAAGATGGCCGTGATGGCCGACGTGGGCCGCGTGAACATGGACGCCGTGAAGCCCGCCAGCGAAAGCCCCTACCAGATGTTCCGCGTGGCAAGCTACGTGAAGAACATCGACAAGGGCATCAGCATGGTGAACGCCTTCCATGACATGGGCTACGAGACGACCCTCAACATCATGGCCGTGAGCCGTGACCGCGGTCCGGAACTTGACGAAGCGCTCCACCAGGTGAACGAAGAATGCAAGGCCGACATCCTGTACCTCGTCGACAGCTTTGGCGCCTTCTACCAGGAAGACATCGACAAGGAAATCACGCGCTACAGGAACATCGTGAAGAACAAGAAGTTCGGCTTCCACGGGCACAACAACCAGCAGCTGGCTTTCTCCAACACGATCCAGGCCATCATCGACCACGTGGACTACCTCGACGGTTCCGT carries:
- a CDS encoding TIGR02147 family protein, with the translated sequence MGEKKPLKKIFEYLDYREFLKDYYNAKKEANPAFSLRVFSDKIGFKAKDFISRVMNGDKNLSSQSIPKVASGLRLGKHETEFFIALVKFNQAETTEERNGAFGEMQAVLKVVRFAEKQHLLGHAQYMVYSHWRHLTIRSLIGMYGFDGDYEALARRVHPRITAEEAKASVKLLEDCMLIKKGKNGKYALTENAITTGDRTSKLALRGFHQDCLKLAADSIDRDPPGTRHISGLTLGISQEGYERIVERINAFRKEIALIAEEDENSDKVFQLQFALFPVGGKD
- a CDS encoding TIGR02147 family protein, with amino-acid sequence MFSKNKINIYDYSDYRKFLQEFYELEKSLDPTFSYRVFATAVNMDASLLVKILQGKRHVSPKCIETFVQFFRFKEAKAEYFREMVAYGKAKTDEQVRKHFETLQKMRPAACRELDEARYRYFQQWFYPMIRSALDVFDYRGPQDAAKLGESSVPKLTATQVQAAVDALLQLGLAHTRKDGRVVPTEAHLKTKEHWLSACISDYQASIAELARKSIADTPKEKRDISTLTMALDSKQIEKIREILAETRKSIVNVVNAMPSQICDSVYQLNFQLFPMMKKEER
- a CDS encoding glycosyl hydrolase, producing MNIGLKFAILGLCVSTAAFATKYEAESATLSGGAKNVNASGVSGTGYADMQEGNITFAGVTAEKAGKYQVTIRYKAGDFKANYIVVNGATSGTVDFEATSNWSDVSTVVTLKAGTNTISLEKYWGWISVDYIDVEPYESSPFKISATPVTPNATESAVKLYSFLRENFGKKTISGIMTGDMSGYTLGADFKTHDDVKYIYTRTGKYPVLVGLDFLFATGPNASGSWNMEYTDKAISIAKGLWKAGGIPAFTWHWKDPLDKDDAFYIQGADNGQGYTTFDFATGFKAGTTEWNTESAAYKGIIADIDHIADYFLELQKEGVAGIFRPLHEAGGKWFWWSINSGDQFAALYRLVYDRMVKVKGVKNMIWVFNPEGSTVTSWNPGSEYYDVLSIDIYNSANDHSSNASAFDKFKSASNGTKILALSENGPIPDVNNMHTDEAVWSWWMPWYSTWNGTWPGQTKDAVWKSNMDDERILSLEDMPGWDNYTADVTPDTTVTPPDSGTTRIATVPRLLGTATTVGIFDMNGHYVGLTTQGLPQGRYIVRQQVQGHIVNTVYLKK
- a CDS encoding M6 family metalloprotease domain-containing protein, with protein sequence MNFFRSFPVFAVLALSFCGAAFAVPAYPGLIESKQPDGSVVQIRVMGNEHFHYTVSEDSELIARDSLGYWNYADEQGKPTGMRFHHRDKRGDKERKFNETRDSKKILKEFQKRGRDRRRPPHRFDVPQEGEADTASLNAVPFRAAPLRAAVATPTGDVVQIATRPKFTQSMTTGEIRGLIILVQFSDVKFKSSDPQADFSRYMNEEGYHENGMHWSVRDYYVANSMGAFKPTFDVLAPVTLSNTRSYYGTLQITYDGANYYDYPDSAFTEAINLIKQRPDVDFTLYDNDGDKYVDFVYMIYAGIGEADTGVEDAIWPQAAYVNPIAVAGNCSGWSRNCYYVSHYACSNEISGNAYSQYGQSTKILAGIGTFVHEYGHVLGLPDFYNTEDMNDQSTPFIWSLMDMGEYNSYAENDLLAGTAPPRLTAFERYSLGWLTPRVLEKQNGEITLYGIDRNDAILIPSTNKNEYFFLDYRAKYDEITPLPNSGLLVWRVSYNASAWDNNKVNVKDAYRMNLIRSDKDDGLQTVRNGWYTYRAPTLEDEYLKGDPFPGIKDVTEFDEFVTYARENLGLRIYDIAETDSAVTFKVKWDGVEGWPSSSSVAESSSSSSEIVESSSSESSSSSAIVLGVSSSEEITGVVAGAFAPQVHMTLEGGVLRVVARIEGEKEIRVFDVQGHQLYAGRFAGNSTVLQLGDFARGAHVVRLTAGNRILAVKRL
- a CDS encoding glycoside hydrolase family 9 protein gives rise to the protein MKRTTLIPLSMAVATSAFAANFYYNQVGYDAGMPISIIVKSDAQLDGAEFKLMSGGNAVQTGTLSKGSNPDNWTNNGKFYVANLDKGVAAGTYTLQITENGQPATSGEFKVEDNALAKLTLGAVLDYFYNDRADKAPVVDWDKSMPVYKSDKKLDVHGGWYDASGDVSKYLSHLSYANYLNPQQIPLTVWSLAFAAERIPQLLGQTSTKAKTEDEAAFGADFLVRMLDDQGFFYMTVFDNWGSPTGKRELCAFSGSDGIKSTDYQTAFREGGGMAIAGLARVSKLGVKGDFTSEQYLAAAEKAYAHLSEKQGIGKSCEYCDDHKENIIDDYTALLAATELYVATEKVDYLKDARARATNLIGRLSDDGYFWSDDAKTRPFWHASDAGLPLVALVRYAEIESKITVTMQGGLIDWYCVDMIGVSCDNPHAVAALDAIKTHLNWLVGITNKVENPFGYARQTYKTQGSIKDGFFIPHDNESNYWWQGEDARLASLATAAMYAAHALDGDVADSVQKYATDQLDWILGKNPYATCMMYGFGKKVPQKYDGQSEYDATLKGGIANGITGKNKDGSGIAWTDDGVAAVGFDSMKESWQVWRWDEQWIPHTTWFLMALATRYDEKPESIEPPVSIPGKATVATRAMVVNLQGRVLAVSAAGAKDGVTVTVLGLDGAKVASGTLNAGRATLGLESVKSGAYLVKVDGFGARKVLVR
- a CDS encoding aldolase catalytic domain-containing protein, with the protein product MYYESIKVLDCTIRDGGLVNKHDFSLEFVRRLYTLLSAAGIDYMEMGYKNSPELFDPKEYGPWKFCDDDLLWKVKDGIESKMKMAVMADVGRVNMDAVKPASESPYQMFRVASYVKNIDKGISMVNAFHDMGYETTLNIMAVSRDRGPELDEALHQVNEECKADILYLVDSFGAFYQEDIDKEITRYRNIVKNKKFGFHGHNNQQLAFSNTIQAIIDHVDYLDGSVSGMGRGAGNCTTELLLGFLKNPKYDLRPVLDAYQELFLPLKEKYEWGYIIPQMITGMLNRHPQDAIAIRKTEDKDNYTKFYNHMMND